One Alkalicoccus halolimnae DNA segment encodes these proteins:
- a CDS encoding alpha/beta fold hydrolase has product MITGHYVSLTYRNKSVDVYYETAGSGIPLVCLHTAGADSRQYHPLMKTAEVTDHFQVLAFDLPCHGRSMPPEGWWEEEYLLTTNDYVDLIFQFLKAAGVKQPIMMGCSMGGSILLELACREPQMFRAFLPLESAAKTPGRLNDYLYHPQIHGGEMCAENVYGTMAPQSPVKDRKDIWWIYSQSAPGIYYGDIYFYSEEWDAREKLAHIDTNACPIYFFTGEYDYSCTPEMTEETAAQIKGAEICIMKQLGHFPMSENFPLFYSYIKPVLNQFKEG; this is encoded by the coding sequence ATGATTACGGGTCATTATGTTTCCTTAACGTATCGAAACAAAAGTGTGGACGTTTATTATGAAACGGCTGGAAGCGGCATTCCGCTCGTCTGCCTGCATACAGCAGGAGCAGACAGCCGTCAGTATCATCCGTTAATGAAAACGGCAGAAGTAACCGATCATTTTCAGGTTCTTGCGTTTGACCTTCCCTGTCACGGACGCTCCATGCCGCCGGAGGGATGGTGGGAAGAAGAATATCTGTTAACGACAAACGACTACGTCGACCTCATTTTTCAGTTCTTAAAGGCAGCAGGAGTTAAACAGCCGATTATGATGGGGTGCTCTATGGGGGGGAGTATTCTCCTGGAGCTTGCCTGCCGTGAGCCTCAAATGTTCCGGGCCTTTCTGCCGCTGGAATCAGCTGCAAAAACACCGGGCAGGCTGAACGATTATTTGTATCATCCCCAGATTCATGGGGGAGAAATGTGTGCGGAAAACGTCTATGGAACGATGGCTCCCCAGAGTCCCGTGAAAGACAGGAAAGATATATGGTGGATTTACAGTCAGAGTGCGCCGGGAATCTACTATGGGGATATTTATTTTTACAGTGAAGAGTGGGACGCCCGCGAAAAACTGGCCCATATTGATACGAATGCCTGTCCGATTTACTTTTTTACCGGAGAGTACGACTACTCCTGCACGCCGGAAATGACAGAAGAAACAGCTGCCCAAATAAAAGGCGCGGAAATCTGCATTATGAAACAATTAGGGCATTTTCCGATGTCTGAGAACTTCCCGCTTTTTTACTCTTACATTAAACCTGTACTTAACCAATTCAAGGAGGGATGA
- a CDS encoding NAD-dependent succinate-semialdehyde dehydrogenase: protein MQLTINDKAYTSSKTINVLNPLTQEVVAEVPFGGREEAEAAVKAASEAYVPWSRKTADARADLMMKWHDNLLEEEDKIAEVMTKEQGKPFKEAKGEVRYAASFIRWYAEEARRIKGETIPASSADKKIVIQPQPIGVVAAITPWNFPAAMITRKAAPALAAGCTIVIKPAEQTPLTAWLLKEAADKAGIPSGVIEVVVGEPAVIGETWMKSPLVKKVTFTGSTPVGKLLMSQAAETVKKVSLELGGNAPFIVFKDANLEKAVQGVIQSKFRNAGQTCVCTNRVYVQEEIMEAFTQKLKEKVEGLLVGDGFEENTDIGPLINEEALVKTEKHIEQALKEGASLVTGGARLTEGSPLFKPTVLSGVTDNMSCMQQETFAPLAPIAAFKNEEEVITRANQSPFGLAAYIFTESLSTAWRTAEALEYGIVGINDGLPSAAQAPFGGMKESGIGREGGTEGLYEFLETKYMSFSI, encoded by the coding sequence ATGCAATTGACGATTAACGACAAAGCTTATACTTCATCGAAAACGATCAACGTACTTAATCCACTGACACAAGAAGTGGTCGCAGAGGTCCCTTTTGGAGGGCGGGAAGAAGCGGAAGCAGCAGTAAAAGCCGCTTCTGAGGCTTATGTTCCCTGGTCCAGAAAAACGGCGGACGCGCGGGCGGATCTTATGATGAAGTGGCATGATAATCTGCTTGAAGAGGAAGATAAGATAGCTGAAGTCATGACGAAGGAACAGGGGAAACCATTCAAAGAGGCTAAAGGGGAAGTCCGCTATGCGGCGAGTTTTATACGCTGGTATGCCGAAGAAGCGAGACGAATAAAAGGAGAAACAATCCCTGCTTCATCCGCAGACAAAAAAATTGTTATTCAGCCGCAGCCCATCGGAGTGGTCGCTGCCATTACTCCTTGGAATTTCCCCGCCGCAATGATTACCCGAAAAGCAGCCCCGGCTCTTGCCGCCGGCTGTACGATTGTAATTAAACCGGCAGAACAGACCCCTCTCACGGCCTGGCTGCTGAAAGAAGCGGCAGATAAAGCGGGTATTCCGAGCGGCGTGATAGAGGTTGTTGTAGGGGAACCAGCTGTTATAGGCGAAACGTGGATGAAAAGTCCATTGGTAAAAAAGGTGACGTTTACCGGATCGACGCCTGTTGGAAAGCTCCTCATGTCGCAGGCTGCAGAAACGGTGAAGAAAGTATCTTTGGAACTTGGAGGTAATGCTCCATTTATTGTCTTTAAAGATGCCAATTTGGAAAAAGCGGTCCAGGGCGTAATTCAGTCCAAATTTCGAAACGCCGGACAGACGTGCGTCTGTACGAACCGCGTCTACGTCCAGGAAGAAATTATGGAAGCGTTTACTCAAAAATTGAAAGAGAAAGTAGAAGGCCTTCTTGTCGGAGATGGTTTTGAGGAGAACACCGATATAGGTCCATTAATCAATGAAGAGGCGTTAGTCAAGACGGAGAAGCATATCGAACAGGCTTTGAAAGAAGGGGCTTCTCTTGTGACCGGCGGAGCCCGTTTAACGGAAGGTTCGCCTCTGTTTAAACCGACCGTTCTTTCCGGGGTCACAGACAATATGTCGTGCATGCAGCAAGAAACATTTGCCCCATTGGCCCCCATTGCAGCATTTAAGAATGAAGAAGAAGTAATTACGAGAGCCAACCAGTCGCCGTTCGGCCTGGCTGCGTATATTTTTACGGAATCGCTCTCCACGGCCTGGAGAACGGCGGAAGCGCTGGAGTATGGGATTGTAGGAATCAATGACGGGCTTCCGTCCGCTGCCCAGGCTCCTTTTGGAGGAATGAAAGAAAGTGGGATCGGCCGGGAAGGCGGTACAGAAGGGCTGTACGAATTTTTGGAAACGAAGTATATGTCTTTCTCCATCTAA